One stretch of Dokdonia sp. Hel_I_53 DNA includes these proteins:
- the odhB gene encoding 2-oxoglutarate dehydrogenase complex dihydrolipoyllysine-residue succinyltransferase — translation MLEMKVPSPGESITEVEIAQWLVEDGDYVEKDQAIAEVDSDKATLELPAEASGVITLKAEEGDAVAVGAIVCLIDTDAEKPGSDDQSTDTYIDENEKKASPSPDLDEQRIETPNTEEKADSLKEKTYASGVASPAAKKVLAEKNMDPATVKGTGRDGRITKDDAVNAKPSMGTPGTGTRGESRKKLSMLRRKVAERLVEAKNTTAMLTTFNEVNMQAIFDLRSEYKEDFKAKHGVSLGFMSFFTLAVVRALEMYPSVNSMIDGKEMLTFDYKDISIAVSGPKGLMVPVMRNAENLSFRGVESEVKRLALRARDGKITVDEMTGGTFTISNGGVFGSMLSTPIINPPQSGILGMHNIVERPVVIDGGIVVAPIMFVALSYDHRIIDGKESVGFLVAVKEALEDPINILMDGDIKKALEL, via the coding sequence ATGTTAGAAATGAAAGTCCCTTCTCCGGGAGAATCCATCACAGAAGTAGAGATTGCACAATGGCTAGTTGAAGACGGCGATTATGTAGAAAAAGACCAGGCTATTGCAGAAGTTGATAGCGATAAAGCAACACTAGAGCTTCCAGCCGAAGCATCTGGTGTAATTACACTCAAAGCAGAGGAAGGTGATGCTGTCGCTGTAGGAGCAATAGTGTGTCTCATTGATACGGATGCTGAAAAGCCTGGAAGTGATGATCAATCTACTGATACATACATCGACGAAAATGAGAAGAAAGCAAGCCCTTCTCCAGACTTAGATGAGCAACGTATTGAGACACCTAACACAGAAGAAAAAGCAGACTCTTTAAAGGAAAAAACGTATGCCTCTGGAGTAGCAAGTCCTGCAGCTAAAAAAGTACTAGCTGAAAAGAACATGGATCCTGCTACTGTAAAAGGAACAGGGCGTGATGGTCGTATAACAAAAGATGATGCAGTAAATGCTAAGCCATCAATGGGCACGCCAGGTACAGGTACTCGTGGAGAGTCTCGTAAAAAACTATCTATGTTACGTCGCAAAGTAGCAGAGCGTCTTGTGGAAGCAAAAAATACTACTGCAATGCTTACTACGTTTAACGAAGTTAACATGCAGGCTATATTTGACCTTCGTTCTGAGTATAAAGAGGATTTCAAAGCTAAACATGGTGTAAGTCTCGGCTTTATGTCATTCTTTACGTTAGCAGTAGTTCGTGCATTAGAAATGTACCCTTCTGTAAACAGTATGATTGACGGTAAGGAGATGCTTACGTTTGATTATAAAGATATTTCAATTGCAGTATCAGGTCCCAAAGGACTTATGGTACCAGTAATGCGTAATGCAGAGAATCTTTCCTTTCGAGGAGTTGAGAGTGAAGTAAAAAGACTTGCCTTAAGAGCCCGTGATGGAAAAATAACTGTAGACGAGATGACTGGGGGAACATTTACTATTTCAAACGGAGGTGTTTTTGGATCTATGTTATCAACTCCAATTATAAATCCGCCACAATCAGGTATCTTGGGGATGCATAATATTGTAGAGCGTCCTGTAGTAATTGATGGAGGTATAGTGGTGGCACCTATAATGTTTGTTGCACTTTCTTATGATCACCGTATTATTGATGGGAAAGAATCTGTTGGATTCTTAGTGGCAGTAAAAGAAGCTTTAGAAGATCCGATTAATATTCTAATGGATGGAGATATTAAAAAAGCGTTAGAATTATAG
- a CDS encoding 2-oxoglutarate dehydrogenase E1 component produces the protein MDKFSFLNAAHTSYFAELYDQYLHNPDNVEPSWRAFFQGFDFGLESGEAFSEEQEVAPVALPEGMQKEFMVVRLIDGYRTRGHLFTETNPVRERRKYSPTLHITNFGLDNQDLDVQFEAGSILGLGKSSLREIIKHLEAIYCDAIGIEYMYVRNPDEIKWIQNWLNVNDNHPKFSPVEKKHILKKLNEAISFESFLHSKYVGQKRFSVEGVDALIPGLDHLIEKASDKGVKQFVMGMAHRGRLNVLANIFKKSPEKIFSEFDGKEYAEDALFDGDVKYHMGWTSMRKSNSGKDIRMDLAPNPSHLETVNAVVEGISRAKLDNELDGDEKAILPILVHGDAAIAAQGVVYEVIQMVQLEAYRTGGTIHVVANNQVGFTTNYLDARSSTYCTDIAKVTLSPVLHVNADDVEAVCHAFTFALEFRMAFGRDVFIDILGYRKYGHNEGDEPRFTQPQLYKAIAKHDSPRDIYGTKLFKEGIIDEGYIKQLELDYKDELEDDLEESRKKDKTVITEILADDWDGYKLGKREDIIAGVDTTYDLKKLDTLAKGITTLPKDVKFYRKIEKIIADRNKRYFETDNLDWAMGELLAYASLMEEGFNVRMSGQDVERGTFSHRHATIKPEGSDTKEVNLHNLLEVEGEMFIYNSHLSEYGVVGFDYGYAMATPKTLTIWEAQFGDFSNGAQIMVDQYISAAESKWKTQNGLVMLLPHGYEGQGSEHSSARMERYLQMCSRENMIVADVTTPANFFHLLRRQMKFNFRKPLIIFTPKSLLRHPKVISTKEELAQGSFQEVIDDVNVDKKKVTSLVFCTGKFYYDLLETREENGRDDVALVRIEQLFPLPVEKLEEIISKYPNGIDICWAQEEPKNMGAWAHLLLHWEERNLRLASRRMYSSPAAGSSTRSKARHKRVIEDVFNTPKQ, from the coding sequence ATGGATAAATTTTCTTTTCTAAACGCAGCACATACATCATACTTTGCAGAGCTTTACGATCAATACTTACATAATCCAGATAACGTAGAACCAAGCTGGCGAGCTTTTTTTCAAGGTTTTGATTTTGGATTAGAAAGTGGAGAGGCTTTTTCTGAAGAGCAAGAGGTTGCTCCTGTAGCGCTTCCAGAAGGTATGCAAAAAGAATTTATGGTAGTCCGACTTATTGACGGGTACCGTACTCGAGGCCACTTATTTACAGAAACAAATCCTGTACGTGAGCGACGTAAATATTCGCCCACATTACATATCACAAATTTTGGTTTAGACAATCAAGATCTTGATGTGCAGTTTGAAGCTGGCTCTATATTAGGATTAGGTAAATCTTCATTGCGTGAGATCATAAAACACCTTGAAGCTATTTATTGTGATGCTATTGGTATTGAATATATGTACGTGCGCAATCCAGATGAAATTAAGTGGATACAAAACTGGTTAAACGTTAATGATAATCACCCTAAGTTTTCACCTGTTGAGAAAAAACACATCCTTAAGAAACTAAATGAAGCTATATCATTTGAAAGTTTTTTACATTCCAAATATGTAGGACAAAAGCGCTTTTCTGTAGAGGGAGTTGATGCACTTATTCCAGGTTTAGACCATCTCATTGAAAAAGCATCAGATAAAGGTGTAAAACAATTTGTGATGGGAATGGCTCACCGTGGCCGTCTTAATGTTCTTGCAAATATTTTCAAGAAGTCACCAGAAAAGATTTTTAGTGAGTTTGATGGGAAAGAATATGCAGAAGACGCACTTTTTGATGGAGATGTAAAATATCACATGGGCTGGACCAGTATGCGTAAAAGTAACTCTGGAAAGGATATTAGAATGGATTTAGCGCCTAATCCATCACACCTAGAAACGGTCAACGCTGTTGTAGAAGGCATCTCTAGAGCAAAACTTGATAATGAACTTGATGGAGATGAGAAAGCGATCCTTCCTATTTTAGTTCATGGTGATGCTGCAATTGCTGCACAAGGTGTGGTATATGAAGTTATACAAATGGTGCAACTTGAAGCTTACCGTACAGGGGGAACAATCCATGTAGTTGCAAATAATCAAGTTGGTTTTACAACCAACTATCTAGATGCTAGATCATCAACATATTGTACAGATATTGCCAAGGTTACTTTATCACCTGTTTTACACGTAAATGCAGATGATGTAGAGGCTGTTTGTCACGCATTCACCTTTGCTCTTGAGTTTAGAATGGCTTTTGGTAGAGACGTATTTATTGATATTTTAGGATATCGTAAATATGGGCATAATGAAGGAGACGAACCTCGCTTTACGCAACCACAATTATATAAAGCTATAGCAAAACATGATAGTCCTCGTGATATTTATGGAACTAAGCTTTTTAAAGAAGGAATTATAGACGAAGGTTATATCAAGCAATTAGAACTTGATTATAAAGATGAGTTAGAAGATGATCTAGAAGAGTCTCGTAAAAAGGATAAAACTGTCATCACAGAAATTCTTGCAGATGATTGGGATGGTTATAAGCTAGGTAAACGAGAAGATATCATTGCCGGTGTAGATACTACATACGATTTGAAAAAGCTTGATACGCTTGCAAAAGGAATAACTACGCTACCAAAAGATGTAAAATTTTATCGCAAAATAGAAAAGATTATTGCAGATCGCAATAAGCGTTATTTTGAGACAGATAATTTAGACTGGGCAATGGGAGAATTGCTTGCCTACGCGTCTCTTATGGAAGAAGGTTTTAATGTTCGTATGTCAGGTCAAGATGTAGAGAGAGGAACATTTTCACACCGTCACGCAACAATAAAGCCTGAAGGAAGTGATACAAAAGAAGTGAATCTTCATAATCTATTAGAGGTTGAAGGTGAAATGTTCATCTATAACTCTCACTTATCAGAATATGGTGTTGTAGGATTTGACTATGGTTATGCCATGGCAACCCCTAAAACATTGACCATATGGGAAGCACAATTTGGAGATTTTTCAAATGGAGCTCAAATAATGGTAGATCAATACATTTCTGCTGCAGAGTCAAAATGGAAAACACAAAATGGTTTAGTGATGCTGTTACCACATGGCTATGAAGGCCAAGGATCAGAACATTCTAGTGCTAGAATGGAGCGTTACTTACAGATGTGTTCTAGAGAAAATATGATTGTTGCAGACGTAACAACGCCTGCAAACTTTTTTCATCTGCTACGCAGGCAAATGAAATTCAATTTCAGAAAACCTCTTATCATATTCACACCTAAGAGTTTGTTGCGTCACCCTAAAGTGATTTCAACTAAGGAAGAGCTCGCACAAGGAAGTTTCCAAGAGGTGATTGATGATGTAAATGTTGACAAGAAGAAGGTGACTTCACTAGTTTTCTGTACAGGTAAATTTTACTATGATCTTCTAGAAACAAGAGAAGAAAATGGACGAGACGATGTAGCACTAGTTCGCATAGAGCAGTTATTCCCGCTTCCTGTAGAGAAACTCGAGGAGATTATCAGTAAGTATCCAAATGGAATTGATATTTGTTGGGCACAAGAAGAGCCAAAGAATATGGGGGCTTGGGCACATTTATTGCTACATTGGGAAGAGAGGAATTTACGTCTTGCATCTAGAAGAATGTACAGTTCTCCAGCTGCAGGAAGTAGTACTAGATCAAAAGCTCGTCACAAAAGAGTAATTGAAGATGTATTTAATACACCGAAACAATAA
- a CDS encoding SDR family oxidoreductase, with the protein MELKDKTIIITGASSGIGEATAHKLADNGANVVLMARSTDKLKELKSAIENNGGKALVASGDVTKKSDFDNAVKEAVSEFGKVDGLINNAGLMPLSFIEKLKTDEWEQMVDVNIKGVLNGVAAVLPELKKNKGGHIINISSMAAHRYFPGGAVYCATKSAVKMFSEGLRQELAPEYGINVTSIEPGAVETSLTDTITDEDIKDKMKEMMEMTTLKAEDIANAIYYSLTQPARVNINDVYIVPSEQK; encoded by the coding sequence ATGGAATTGAAAGACAAAACAATAATTATCACTGGAGCTTCTAGTGGTATCGGAGAAGCGACAGCTCACAAACTAGCTGATAATGGAGCTAATGTTGTACTAATGGCTAGAAGCACAGACAAGTTAAAAGAGTTGAAATCTGCAATCGAAAACAACGGCGGAAAAGCCCTTGTTGCAAGTGGTGACGTCACTAAAAAAAGTGATTTTGATAATGCAGTTAAAGAAGCCGTTTCTGAATTTGGCAAAGTAGATGGTTTAATTAACAACGCAGGATTAATGCCTCTATCATTCATTGAAAAATTAAAAACTGATGAATGGGAGCAAATGGTGGACGTAAACATCAAAGGCGTTCTTAATGGAGTAGCTGCGGTACTACCAGAACTGAAAAAAAATAAAGGAGGACATATTATAAATATTTCTTCTATGGCAGCTCATCGTTACTTTCCTGGAGGAGCTGTGTACTGTGCCACGAAGTCTGCTGTAAAAATGTTCTCAGAAGGATTAAGACAAGAACTTGCTCCAGAATATGGTATTAACGTAACTTCTATTGAGCCTGGAGCAGTTGAAACAAGTTTGACAGACACCATTACTGATGAAGATATCAAAGATAAAATGAAGGAGATGATGGAAATGACGACACTAAAAGCTGAAGATATTGCAAATGCAATTTATTATTCCCTTACACAACCGGCACGTGTAAACATAAATGATGTTTATATAGTTCCTAGTGAACAGAAATAA
- the scpA gene encoding methylmalonyl-CoA mutase, which produces MSRKDLQHITLRKDAKQKQSNIKESSTTAENIEVKKNYTQKDIEELEHLDFVAGIAPNLRGPYSTMYVRRPWTVRQYAGFSTAEESNAFYRRNLDAGQKGLSVAFDLATHRGYDSDHDRVEGDVGKAGVAIDSVEDMKLLFDSIPLDKMSVSMTMNGAVLPIMAFYIVAAEEQGVDLKDLSGTIQNDILKEFMVRNTYIYPPKPSMRIISDIFEYTAKEMPKFNSISISGYHMQEAGATCDIELAYTLADGLEYIRTGIAAGMDIDSFAPRLSFFWAIGMNHFMEIAKMRAARMLWAKIVKQFNPKNPKSLALRTHCQTSGWSLTEQDPFNNVARTTIEAAAAAFGGTQSLHTNALDEAIALPTDFSARIARNTQIFLQEETHITKTVDPWAGSYYVESLTHNIANKAWELIQEVEELGGMTKAIEAGIPKLRIEEAAARKQARIDSGQDIIVGVNKYRPTEEEHLDILDVDNTKVREGQLRRLKSIKDTRDSKRVEEALKNLTAAARDKNENLLALAVIAARERATLGEISDALEQVYGRHKAAIQSFSGVYSKEMKQDPAFAKAQQLANQFAEQDGRRPRIMVAKMGQDGHDRGAKVVATGYADIGFDVDIGPLFQTPKEAAKQAVENDVHILGVSSLAAGHKTLVPQVIEELNRLGRPDIMVIVGGVIPQQDYQFLFEAGAAAVFGPGTKISEAAIALLEIMIEQ; this is translated from the coding sequence ATGAGTAGAAAAGACTTGCAACATATCACTCTTAGAAAGGATGCTAAACAAAAGCAGTCTAACATTAAGGAGTCAAGCACTACTGCTGAGAATATTGAGGTTAAGAAAAACTATACTCAAAAAGATATTGAAGAGTTAGAGCACCTAGATTTTGTGGCTGGAATTGCTCCAAATTTAAGAGGTCCTTACAGTACAATGTATGTTCGTCGCCCTTGGACGGTAAGGCAGTACGCAGGTTTTTCTACAGCAGAAGAAAGTAACGCATTTTATAGAAGAAACCTCGATGCAGGTCAAAAAGGGCTCTCAGTCGCATTTGATCTTGCAACACATCGTGGGTATGACAGTGATCATGATCGTGTAGAAGGAGATGTAGGAAAAGCAGGAGTGGCAATAGATTCTGTAGAAGATATGAAACTGTTGTTTGATAGCATTCCACTTGATAAGATGTCTGTCTCTATGACCATGAATGGAGCAGTGCTTCCTATAATGGCATTTTATATTGTTGCTGCAGAAGAGCAAGGCGTAGACTTAAAAGATCTTTCTGGAACTATCCAAAATGATATTTTAAAAGAGTTTATGGTGCGTAATACGTATATCTACCCACCAAAACCGTCTATGCGTATCATTTCAGATATATTTGAATATACGGCAAAGGAAATGCCAAAGTTCAACAGTATTTCAATTTCTGGTTATCATATGCAAGAAGCAGGAGCTACTTGCGATATAGAGTTAGCCTACACCCTTGCAGATGGTCTAGAGTATATACGAACAGGGATTGCTGCAGGAATGGATATCGATAGTTTTGCTCCTAGACTTTCGTTTTTTTGGGCTATCGGGATGAATCATTTTATGGAGATTGCAAAGATGCGTGCTGCGCGAATGTTGTGGGCAAAAATCGTAAAGCAATTTAATCCTAAAAACCCAAAATCTTTAGCACTACGCACGCATTGTCAGACCAGTGGTTGGAGTCTTACCGAACAGGATCCTTTTAATAATGTAGCGCGTACTACTATTGAAGCAGCTGCGGCAGCATTTGGAGGAACCCAGAGTTTACACACAAATGCCCTTGACGAAGCGATTGCCTTGCCTACTGATTTTTCTGCACGTATAGCTCGTAATACCCAGATTTTCTTACAAGAAGAAACGCATATTACTAAAACGGTAGATCCTTGGGCAGGTAGCTATTATGTAGAATCTTTAACTCATAATATAGCAAACAAGGCTTGGGAGCTTATTCAAGAAGTAGAGGAGCTTGGCGGGATGACAAAAGCCATAGAAGCAGGTATCCCGAAGTTGCGCATTGAAGAAGCTGCTGCTCGTAAACAAGCTCGTATTGATAGTGGTCAGGATATTATTGTGGGCGTTAATAAATACAGACCTACAGAAGAGGAACATTTAGATATTCTTGATGTAGACAATACAAAAGTTCGTGAGGGTCAACTACGTCGTCTTAAATCTATAAAAGATACAAGAGATTCAAAGAGAGTTGAAGAAGCCTTAAAAAATCTAACTGCTGCGGCAAGGGATAAAAATGAAAATTTATTGGCTTTAGCGGTGATTGCCGCAAGAGAAAGAGCTACTTTAGGTGAGATTTCAGATGCTTTAGAGCAAGTTTATGGAAGACATAAAGCTGCAATCCAATCTTTTAGTGGTGTATATAGTAAAGAAATGAAACAGGATCCCGCTTTCGCGAAAGCGCAACAACTCGCAAATCAATTTGCCGAACAAGATGGACGCCGTCCTAGAATAATGGTGGCAAAAATGGGGCAAGATGGCCACGACAGAGGTGCGAAAGTAGTAGCTACTGGTTATGCAGATATAGGATTTGACGTAGATATAGGGCCCTTATTCCAAACGCCAAAAGAAGCTGCTAAGCAAGCGGTAGAAAATGATGTACATATTTTAGGTGTATCCTCTCTAGCTGCGGGTCATAAAACATTAGTACCACAAGTAATAGAAGAATTGAACAGACTTGGTCGTCCAGATATAATGGTGATTGTAGGTGGTGTAATCCCTCAACAAGATTATCAATTTTTATTTGAAGCAGGAGCAGCAGCAGTTTTTGGACCAGGGACTAAAATAAGTGAAGCTGCTATCGCCTTGTTAGAAATTATGATAGAGCAATAG
- a CDS encoding methylmalonyl-CoA mutase subunit beta has translation MSKLFSEFEPVSSKAFKQKIQFDLKGADYNEILIWHSNEGIDVKPFYHREDMDQNFLSVAMPEKWFVGEAIFIANASQSAKSANKAINNGAEAIYFTADQKFEAKELFDKLEYIEAPLYFNLQFLDVLFYEEIYAFAKAYKINIKLDIIHHLASDGNWFTNLKKDHQAFAEILRGHVKSISIDTTLYQNAGATMVQQLSYGVAQLTEYLHYCSEQECTIDEVVFEVAVGTNYFFEIAKLRAFRVLAQTLFDEFETVTKNAVIKIIAHPSTRNKTIYDYNTNMLRTSTECMSAVLGGADWVVNQPYDALYHKINEFGQRISRNQLIILKEESYFDAVQNAADGSYYIESLTTQLVEKALELFKDIERNGGFLSQLKAGTIQRKIEESASAEQAQFDSGEITLLGTNKHPNILDRMKDELELYPFLKIKPRKTLIAPIIPKRLAENIEKERLKMES, from the coding sequence ATGAGTAAATTATTTTCAGAGTTTGAGCCTGTATCTTCAAAAGCCTTTAAACAAAAAATTCAATTTGATCTCAAAGGCGCAGATTATAATGAGATACTTATATGGCATAGTAACGAAGGTATAGATGTAAAACCATTTTATCATCGGGAGGATATGGATCAAAACTTTCTTTCTGTAGCGATGCCTGAAAAATGGTTTGTGGGCGAAGCGATTTTTATTGCAAATGCATCACAATCTGCAAAATCTGCAAATAAAGCGATTAATAATGGTGCAGAGGCAATTTATTTTACCGCAGATCAAAAATTTGAAGCCAAAGAATTATTTGATAAACTAGAATACATAGAGGCTCCCTTATATTTCAATCTCCAGTTCTTAGATGTTCTGTTTTATGAGGAGATATACGCTTTCGCGAAAGCGTATAAAATTAATATAAAATTGGATATCATTCATCATTTGGCTAGTGATGGAAATTGGTTTACCAATCTAAAAAAGGATCATCAAGCCTTTGCTGAAATTTTGAGAGGTCATGTTAAAAGTATCTCAATAGACACCACCTTATATCAAAACGCTGGTGCCACGATGGTGCAACAACTTTCTTATGGTGTTGCACAACTTACAGAATATTTACATTATTGTAGTGAGCAGGAATGCACAATTGACGAAGTTGTCTTTGAAGTTGCTGTTGGGACAAATTATTTTTTTGAGATTGCAAAATTAAGAGCTTTTCGGGTACTCGCTCAAACTCTTTTTGACGAGTTTGAAACTGTTACAAAAAATGCTGTGATCAAAATTATTGCTCACCCTTCTACCCGCAATAAGACCATATACGATTACAACACAAATATGTTGCGAACAAGTACAGAATGTATGAGCGCAGTGTTGGGAGGTGCAGATTGGGTGGTAAATCAGCCTTATGATGCATTATATCATAAAATCAATGAATTTGGGCAGCGTATTTCTAGAAATCAGCTTATTATTTTAAAAGAAGAGAGCTATTTTGATGCTGTTCAAAATGCAGCAGATGGAAGTTATTATATAGAATCACTTACAACGCAGTTAGTAGAAAAAGCTCTAGAGCTTTTTAAAGATATTGAAAGAAACGGAGGGTTCTTGAGTCAGCTTAAAGCAGGTACCATACAACGTAAGATAGAAGAAAGCGCAAGTGCTGAACAGGCACAATTTGATAGCGGGGAAATTACCCTATTAGGTACAAATAAACATCCAAATATTCTAGATAGAATGAAGGACGAATTAGAACTATATCCTTTTCTAAAAATCAAACCTCGTAAAACTTTAATTGCTCCAATTATCCCAAAAAGACTCGCAGAAAATATTGAGAAAGAAAGACTCAAAATGGAGTCTTAA
- a CDS encoding FtsB family cell division protein, whose protein sequence is MIFIVWMFFFDGSSWLLHRELNQEIKKLEGNRDYFQNEISTDKEQIEQLQDSAGLERFAREEYLMKKDNEEIYIIEYQDSIIKNNNE, encoded by the coding sequence TTGATTTTTATTGTGTGGATGTTCTTTTTTGACGGTAGTTCATGGTTATTGCACCGCGAGCTTAATCAAGAAATAAAAAAATTAGAAGGAAATAGAGATTATTTCCAGAATGAAATCTCCACAGATAAAGAACAAATCGAACAATTACAAGACAGTGCAGGATTAGAGCGATTTGCCAGGGAGGAATATCTCATGAAAAAAGATAACGAAGAGATTTATATCATCGAGTACCAAGACAGTATTATAAAAAATAATAATGAGTAA
- the udk gene encoding uridine kinase encodes MLIIGVGGGTGSGKTTVVEQIVSDFPQGQVSVISQDSYYKDLSHLSREDRTKVNFDHPNAIDFDLLCEHLSELKQGRSVLEPVYSFVEHNRTNETALISPTKVLVVEGILILTDATIRDLFDIKVFVHADSDERLIRRLKRDIAERGRDLDEVLTRYQSTLKPMHQQFIEPTKEFADIIIPNNRYNTVAVDIVRSIINERVS; translated from the coding sequence ATGCTTATAATTGGCGTAGGTGGCGGTACAGGTAGTGGCAAAACCACGGTCGTAGAACAGATTGTATCAGATTTTCCCCAGGGACAAGTCTCTGTCATATCACAAGATTCTTATTATAAAGATTTATCGCATCTCTCTCGAGAAGATCGTACTAAAGTTAATTTTGACCATCCTAATGCTATAGATTTTGATCTTCTTTGCGAGCACTTAAGTGAGCTCAAGCAGGGACGTTCTGTATTAGAGCCAGTCTACTCTTTTGTAGAACACAACAGAACAAATGAGACAGCACTCATAAGCCCAACAAAAGTCTTAGTAGTTGAGGGAATTCTAATATTAACAGACGCTACTATTAGAGATTTATTTGATATTAAAGTGTTTGTGCATGCAGATAGTGATGAGCGTCTTATACGTCGTCTTAAAAGAGATATAGCAGAGCGTGGCCGTGACCTAGATGAAGTATTGACGCGATACCAAAGCACGTTAAAACCCATGCATCAACAATTTATTGAACCCACAAAAGAATTTGCAGATATTATTATACCTAACAATAGGTATAATACGGTAGCTGTAGATATCGTTCGTAGTATTATAAACGAACGTGTAAGCTAG
- the hflX gene encoding GTPase HflX, whose translation MLEKEQIEYEKCVLVGLVTQKQDADKMNEYLDELEFLAHTAGAEVLKRFTQKLERPNPKTFIGTGKMEDVAAYVEQHEVGTVIFDDELTPAQQKNIERLLKCKIVDRTYLILDIFAQRAQTSYARTQVELAQYEYLLPRLVGLWTHLERQRGGIGMRGPGETEIETDRRIVRDRISLLKKKIKTIDKQMATQRGNRGALVRVALVGYTNVGKSTLMNVISKSDVFAENKLFATLDTTVRKVVIGNLPFLLSDTVGFIRKLPTQLVDSFKSTLDEVREADLLLHVVDISHPQFEDHIASVNQILDEIESMDKPTLMVFNKIDAYKAEAYDEDDLMIERTGAHYSLEEWKNTWMSRTNGDSIFISALNKDNFETFRKKVYDRVREIHVTRFPYNAFLYPEYEDQVDATGEEE comes from the coding sequence ATGCTAGAAAAAGAACAAATAGAATATGAAAAGTGCGTGCTTGTAGGGTTAGTCACCCAAAAGCAAGATGCAGATAAGATGAATGAGTACCTTGATGAACTAGAATTCCTGGCGCATACTGCCGGAGCCGAAGTTCTTAAAAGGTTTACCCAAAAGCTAGAGCGTCCTAACCCTAAGACTTTTATAGGGACAGGTAAGATGGAAGATGTTGCTGCTTATGTAGAGCAGCATGAGGTGGGAACCGTAATCTTTGATGATGAACTTACACCAGCTCAACAAAAGAATATTGAGCGATTGCTTAAATGTAAGATTGTAGATAGAACGTATCTTATCCTTGATATTTTTGCTCAAAGAGCCCAAACAAGTTATGCAAGAACGCAAGTAGAACTTGCCCAGTATGAATATTTATTACCTAGACTCGTTGGTTTATGGACACACTTAGAGCGCCAGCGTGGAGGTATTGGAATGCGTGGTCCTGGAGAAACGGAGATTGAAACAGATAGACGTATCGTGCGTGATCGTATCTCATTGCTTAAAAAGAAAATTAAAACGATAGATAAGCAAATGGCTACCCAAAGAGGGAACCGTGGTGCATTGGTAAGAGTAGCGCTTGTCGGGTATACAAATGTGGGGAAAAGTACGCTCATGAACGTAATTAGTAAGAGCGACGTCTTTGCTGAGAATAAATTGTTTGCCACCTTAGATACTACCGTACGTAAAGTAGTGATTGGGAATTTACCTTTTTTACTTTCTGATACTGTTGGTTTTATCCGTAAACTTCCAACACAGCTTGTAGATTCTTTTAAAAGTACGTTAGACGAAGTACGCGAGGCAGATTTATTGTTACATGTGGTTGATATTTCGCATCCACAATTTGAAGATCATATTGCCTCTGTAAATCAAATCCTCGATGAGATTGAGAGTATGGATAAACCTACGTTAATGGTGTTTAATAAGATAGATGCTTATAAAGCTGAGGCATACGATGAAGATGACCTCATGATAGAACGCACAGGTGCTCATTATTCTCTTGAAGAGTGGAAAAACACATGGATGTCTAGAACTAATGGGGATTCAATATTTATTTCGGCACTCAATAAAGATAATTTTGAAACCTTTCGTAAGAAAGTTTATGATCGTGTGAGAGAAATACACGTTACTCGTTTTCCATACAATGCATTTTTGTATCCTGAATATGAAGATCAAGTAGATGCAACGGGAGAGGAAGAGTAA